From Peromyscus eremicus chromosome 3, PerEre_H2_v1, whole genome shotgun sequence, one genomic window encodes:
- the Znf25 gene encoding zinc finger protein 25, with the protein MHGGWSRMLRVPIIKHKRETECEMEGPVTLRDVTVEFTKAEWKLLTPEQKALYKNVMLENYRHLVAVGYRVVKRSVISKLKQGKEPWILEKELPNRNRADRRRNVPDPRAKHQAGNARKGELSRRRKTTQHESYDCSECGKSFCQKSSLIVHQETHTKKSYKCDKCGQSFYKNEDLTIHQKVHTRDKTYPCKECNKIFYHLSSLTRHLRIHAGEKPYECSQCEKSFYQKPHLTEHQKTHTGEKPFECKECGKFFYVKAYLLVHQKTHTGEKPFECKECGKFFSQKSHLTVHQRTHTGEKPYKCKECGKLFSRNSHLKTHQRTHTGEKPYKCKECGNCFYQKSALTVHQRTHTGEKPFECSKCGKNFYYKSDLTKHERKHTGEKPYECTECGKSFSVNSVLRLHERTHTGEKPYDCEICGKSFSQKSHFVIHQRKHTGEKPYECQECGENFIQRSQLTTHQKAHAKKGKTSK; encoded by the exons AtgcatggtggctggagcaggatgCTGAGAGTTCCCATCATCAAACACAAGCGTGAAACAGAGTGTGAAATGGAA GGACCCGTGACATTAAGGGATGTCACCGTGGAGTTCACCAAGGCAGAATGGAAGTTGCTGACCCCTGAACAGAAGGCCCTTTACAAGAATGTGATGCTGGAGAATTACAGACACCTGGTCGCTGTGG GTTATCGAGTGGTTAAGCGCAGTGTGATCTCCAAGTTGAAGCAAGGAAAAGAGCCATGGATATTAGAAAAAGAACTTCCAAATCGGAACCGTGCTG ACAGAAGACGGAATGTTCCTGACCCCagagccaaacaccaggctggaAATGCAAG GAAAGGAGAACTCAGCAGACGTCGGAAAACTACCCAACATGAAAGCTACGACTGTAGTGAGTGTGGAAAGTCCTTCTGCCAGAAGTCTTCCCTCATTGTGCACCAGGAAACACATACCAAGAAGTCCTATAAGTGTGACAAATGTGGGCAATCTTTCTATAAAAATGAAGACCTCACAATCCATCAGAAAGTTCATACCAGAGATAAAACCTACCCATGCAAAGAATGTAACAAAATTTTCTACCACCTGTCATCCCTCACTAGACATCTGAGAATCCACGcaggggagaaaccctatgaatgtagccAGTGTGAGAAATCATTCTACCAGAAGCCACACCTCACAGAACATCAGAAAACACACACGGGGGAGAAACCTTTTGAGTGTAAGGAGTGTGGGAAGTTCTTCTATGTGAAGGCATACCTCCTGGTGCATCAGaagacacacacaggagagaaaccttttgagtgtaaggaatgtgggaaattcttttctcaaaagtcacACCTCACAGTCCatcagagaacacacacaggggagaaaccctataaatgtaaggaatgtgggaaaCTCTTCTCTAGGAACTCACACCTCAAAACACACCAGAGaactcacacaggagagaaaccctataaatgtaaggaatgtggaaaCTGCTTCTACCAGAAGTCAGCCCTCACTGTGCACCAGCGAActcacactggggagaaaccttTTGAATGTAGTAAGTGTGGAAAAAACTTTTACTATAAATCAGACCTCACCaaacatgagagaaaacacacaggggagaagccctatgaatgtaccGAGTgtggcaaatctttctctgtgaaCTCAGTCCTCAGATTACATGAAAGGACTCACACAGGGGAGAAGCCCTATGACTGTGAGATATGTGGGAAATCCTTCTCTCAGAAGTCACATTTTGTCATACATCAGAGAAAGCATAcaggggagaaaccctatgagtgCCAGGAGTGTGGGGAAAACTTCATCCAGAGGTCACAACTCACCACACATCAGAAGGCACATGCCAAGAAGGGGAAAACTAGCAAATAG